One segment of Triticum aestivum cultivar Chinese Spring chromosome 2A, IWGSC CS RefSeq v2.1, whole genome shotgun sequence DNA contains the following:
- the LOC123185256 gene encoding uncharacterized protein, whose translation MAQHASRRGSPPRLRPPATCSNAPSGALPCPTTLQRPDLHTGPLREVRIGSRLSSRASLVGRHPCTTPLSKTNPGSSSQRSLWHRGAVCLAGREGRQGTVRGRRPQGLTKYETEVAGTGGTTKNESDDEIRCTLHLGFYFYWRLEISTFVYLSEGICLTFPRFGSVVSRVIHVESRHSLCFYGFLLLKHM comes from the exons ATGGCCCAACATGCTTCCCGCCGCGGCTCCCCGCCGCGCCTCCGGCCGCCCGCCACCTGTTCCAACGCGCCTTCCGGTGCCCTCCCATGCCCGACGACCCTCCAGCGGCCGGACCTCCACACTGGCCCCCTGCGAGAAGTTCGCATTGGATCCCGCCTCTCCTCTCGTGCGTCGCTAGTAGGCCGGCATCCTTGCACGACACCGCTGTCGAAGACTAATCCTGGCAGCAGCA GCCAGCGCTCTCTGTGGCACCGCGGAGCCGTTTGCCTGGCGGGTCGAGAAGGTCGTCAAGGGACCGTTCGAGGTCGCCGGCCACAAGGATTGACGAAGTACGAGACGGAGGTAGCAGGGACAGGAGGCACGACTAAaaatgagagtgatgatgaaataCGGTGTACGCTGCACCTTGGTTTCTATTTCTACTGGAGGCTAGAGATAAGCACATTTGTCTATTTATCAGAGGGGATTTGCCTAACATTTCCTAGGTTTGGTAGTGTTGTGTCCCGTGTCATCCATGTAGAGTCAAGGCATAGTTTATGTTTTTACGGTTTCTTGTTACTGAAACATATGTAA